One window of the Gammaproteobacteria bacterium genome contains the following:
- a CDS encoding CapA family protein, with translation MKRREFVGGMGRAAAAVGASPLVPGGLWEIPDKLTLAALGDIIMTRRISNQRDPRLLELVELLRSADCAWANCEMNIMDHRIGYPMGKGQDGTIICEPWGGEELAWMGIDLLGMANNHTADYGEEGVLETIRNVERAGLRHAGSGQDMQYASKPGYFDSPRGRVGQVSCASTFASWSMAAYTTPHAKGRPGLNPLRWSRSYQLESEQFDQLREVGQAVAEATGNENAESAADALDFMGNRFTRGDANDIFSEPNAEDLERITEAVGIARRNSKVVIVSIHAHEGYRDREVPARFLVTFARACIDAGADAFFGTGPHILRGLEMYRGKPIFYSLANGVFQYETVNQIGAEEFVASNLDRDTLDPSLAFDYAFADMVVDNRYWETVVPYITFEDGSEVTDIKLYPVVMGQHEPRHWRGTPIMATAEEGEAIVDSLARLSEPYGTRMSYQDGIGHVAL, from the coding sequence ATGAAGAGGAGAGAATTCGTGGGCGGGATGGGCCGCGCGGCGGCCGCCGTGGGGGCCTCGCCCCTCGTCCCGGGCGGTCTCTGGGAGATACCGGACAAGCTGACGCTCGCCGCGCTGGGTGACATCATCATGACCCGCCGCATCAGCAACCAGCGGGATCCCCGTCTGCTGGAGCTGGTCGAGCTGCTCCGGAGCGCCGACTGCGCCTGGGCCAACTGCGAGATGAACATCATGGACCACCGCATCGGATACCCGATGGGGAAGGGACAGGACGGGACGATCATCTGCGAGCCCTGGGGCGGCGAGGAGCTTGCGTGGATGGGAATCGATCTTCTCGGGATGGCCAACAACCACACGGCCGACTACGGAGAGGAGGGCGTCCTGGAGACCATCAGGAACGTCGAGCGCGCGGGGCTCAGGCACGCCGGCTCCGGGCAGGACATGCAGTATGCTTCAAAGCCCGGCTATTTCGACAGCCCCCGGGGACGGGTAGGCCAGGTGAGCTGCGCCTCCACGTTCGCCTCCTGGAGCATGGCCGCCTACACGACGCCGCACGCCAAGGGACGACCAGGGCTCAATCCGCTCCGCTGGAGCCGGAGTTATCAGCTCGAGTCGGAACAGTTCGATCAGCTGCGCGAGGTCGGCCAGGCGGTCGCCGAGGCAACCGGTAACGAAAACGCCGAGTCGGCTGCGGACGCACTCGACTTCATGGGGAACCGTTTCACGCGCGGTGACGCCAACGACATCTTCAGCGAGCCCAACGCCGAGGATCTGGAGCGGATCACCGAAGCCGTCGGGATCGCCCGCCGGAACTCGAAGGTCGTAATCGTTTCGATTCACGCCCACGAGGGCTACCGGGACCGGGAGGTGCCGGCCCGCTTCCTGGTGACGTTTGCGCGCGCATGCATCGACGCGGGGGCAGATGCCTTCTTCGGAACCGGACCGCACATTCTCCGCGGTCTCGAGATGTACCGCGGCAAACCGATCTTCTACAGCCTGGCCAACGGCGTATTCCAGTACGAGACCGTGAACCAGATCGGGGCCGAGGAGTTCGTGGCCAGCAACCTGGATCGCGACACGCTCGATCCGTCACTCGCTTTCGACTACGCCTTCGCCGACATGGTGGTCGACAACCGCTATTGGGAGACGGTGGTTCCGTACATCACGTTCGAGGATGGAAGCGAGGTCACCGACATCAAGCTCTACCCCGTCGTCATGGGACAACATGAGCCCCGCCACTGGCGTGGCACCCCGATCATGGCAACTGCGGAGGAGGGAGAGGCGATAGTGGATAGCCTTGCCCGGTTGTCGGAGCCGTACGGTACGCGCATGAGCTACCAGGACGGGATCGGTCACGTGGCGTTGTAG
- a CDS encoding D-aminoacylase: protein MQAGKLNAAFLVTLALLPSACQRQDGASGAYDILITNGRIVDGTGSPAFEGDVGIRGQRIAAVGDLSDAEAGRVIDATGHVVAPGFIDLHSHSSWYFLVDPRTPSKVTQGITLDIEGEGRSVAPIDDRYVAERAASYERFGIEPDWRTLGEFFDRLDANPAAINFASFVGTANIRELAVGLDDRPATPEELLEMERLTAEAMEDGALGVFSALMYTPDRFNTTEELVLMAQVAGRYGGVYQTHQRSEGDALFESLDEVFHIARESGIRTNVTHLKAAYVANWGRMAEVVDRINRAREEGLDIAADIYPYVWGAAGLRALLPPWAREGGVADIERRMGDSAIRDSIKRELDVPTAEWENEYLGAGGAVNFRIVDVQGNENYLRYEGMMLDEIAADLGKDPKDGIMDMIQEGGAGFVSLLTDENDLRLAMRQPWVAFGTDGRLAAPDGPLAAGLPHPRAYGTYARILGRYVRELGVISLEEAIRKSTSLAAENIGVEDRGTLAEGLYADVVVFDPETIMDHATYQDPHQYSTGVEYVVVNGEVVLDEGEITDARPGVVVRGWGYRGGG from the coding sequence ATGCAAGCCGGCAAACTGAACGCGGCATTCCTGGTCACACTGGCACTACTCCCTTCGGCCTGTCAGCGTCAGGACGGGGCTTCGGGCGCATACGACATACTCATCACAAACGGTCGGATCGTGGACGGGACCGGCAGCCCGGCGTTCGAGGGCGACGTCGGCATCCGGGGGCAACGCATCGCCGCCGTCGGGGATCTGTCCGACGCCGAAGCCGGGCGCGTGATCGACGCTACCGGACACGTGGTGGCGCCCGGCTTCATCGACCTGCACAGCCACTCTTCCTGGTACTTCCTGGTCGATCCCCGTACGCCCAGCAAGGTGACCCAGGGAATCACGCTGGACATCGAGGGAGAAGGCCGTTCGGTCGCGCCCATCGACGACCGGTACGTCGCCGAACGGGCCGCCTCCTACGAGCGCTTCGGCATCGAGCCGGACTGGCGCACGCTCGGCGAGTTCTTCGACCGGCTCGACGCCAACCCGGCGGCCATCAACTTCGCGTCGTTCGTCGGCACCGCGAACATCCGGGAGCTGGCCGTGGGGCTGGACGACCGCCCCGCCACCCCGGAAGAGCTGCTCGAGATGGAGAGACTGACGGCCGAGGCCATGGAGGACGGCGCGCTGGGCGTGTTCTCCGCCCTCATGTACACCCCGGACCGCTTCAATACTACGGAGGAGTTGGTGCTGATGGCGCAGGTGGCCGGTCGCTACGGCGGCGTCTACCAGACCCATCAGCGCAGCGAGGGAGACGCCCTCTTCGAATCGCTCGACGAGGTCTTTCACATCGCCCGCGAGTCCGGCATCAGGACGAACGTCACCCACCTGAAGGCGGCATACGTCGCCAACTGGGGCAGGATGGCCGAGGTGGTGGACCGCATCAACCGGGCGCGGGAGGAGGGTCTCGACATCGCCGCCGACATCTACCCCTACGTCTGGGGGGCCGCGGGCCTGCGCGCGCTGCTTCCCCCCTGGGCCCGCGAAGGCGGAGTCGCGGATATCGAGCGGCGAATGGGGGATTCGGCCATTCGGGACAGCATCAAGCGCGAACTCGACGTGCCGACGGCCGAGTGGGAGAACGAGTATCTGGGCGCCGGCGGAGCCGTCAACTTCAGGATCGTCGACGTGCAGGGAAACGAGAACTACCTGCGATACGAGGGAATGATGCTCGATGAGATCGCGGCCGACCTCGGCAAGGATCCGAAGGACGGGATCATGGACATGATTCAGGAAGGGGGCGCGGGGTTCGTCTCCCTGCTCACGGACGAGAATGACCTTCGCCTGGCCATGCGTCAGCCCTGGGTGGCGTTCGGGACTGACGGCAGGCTGGCCGCGCCCGACGGGCCTCTCGCCGCCGGCTTGCCTCATCCCAGGGCATACGGCACCTATGCCAGGATCCTGGGCCGGTATGTCCGCGAGCTGGGTGTGATCAGCCTGGAGGAGGCGATCCGCAAATCGACCTCCCTGGCGGCCGAGAACATCGGGGTCGAGGATCGCGGGACCCTGGCCGAGGGCCTCTACGCCGACGTTGTTGTCTTCGATCCGGAAACCATCATGGACCACGCCACCTATCAGGACCCCCACCAGTATTCCACGGGCGTAGAGTACGTCGTGGTGAACGGGGAGGTTGTTCTGGATGAGGGAGAGATCACGGATGCCAGGCCCGGCGTGGTGGTTCGCGGGTGGGGCTATCGAGGAGGCGGATGA
- a CDS encoding glycosyl hydrolase codes for MSEASRLLGVVTLVGLTSLALPAALASQSDLQAEASRPRYDVSLFRALEYRLVGPYRGGRVSAVAGIPDRPTTFYMGSTGGGVWRTDDAGENWRNISDGYFGSASVGGMALAPSDPNVLYVGMGEVCIRHNVSAGDGIYGSVDGGRTWQHLGLRNAGQIGRIRVHPDDPDLVYAAVFGHAFGPNPERGVYRSADGGNTWERVLFVSEEVGAADLAMHPSDPGILYATMWEAVRKPWTLSSGGEGSGLFRSMDGGDTWEELTEGLPQGIKGRIGVTISPANPDRVWAIVEAHDGGLFRSDDGGESFRLINTDRRIRSRAYYYMHIRADPVDENAIYALNVGFFRSVDGGVSFERLTVPHADNHDLWINPRDPRIMVLGNDGGATVTFNGGVSWSTQANQPTAELYRVSLDNQFPYRLYAGQQDNTTISIPSRKLGGVSEHSYAVGGGEQGHIAVRPDNPNIVFAGNNEAAITRYDHATGEARSIMTYPELGEGKAAIDFKYRHQMHAPIRLSPHDPDILYYTSQFVHRSTDEGQSWTIISPDLTRDDETKQGDSGGPITFDNWTSETYGTVFAFEASPHAPGLLWAGTDDGLMHISRDEGASWQDITPRGMPEWGTVNMVELSAHGPGRAFIAVHRYREDDFRPYIFRTDDYGESWDLLTDGLNGIPPHHFVRAVREDPGRRGLLYAGTEYGMYVSFDDGGSWQPLQLNLPVTPITDIAVHEQDLAVSTQGRSFWILDDLTPLHHLTDEVAASEAYLYPPRVAYRVAGTSAAGPRVGENPPDAAVVHYHLGEPLSGELTLDVLDSAGRVIRTASSDGEDGALGTDPGMHRWVWDLRYPGPELIGGLVIWGATDGPRAVPGTYRVRMRVGDRDQTRSFRVLRDPRVATTDAEFVEQFELAIRIRDRATQTHRSIGRIHAARSRIEELEQRAAARGVGEEISRVAEPLLAGLTRVEESLRETRLEAAEDAINFGTKLDNQLIFLMNTILSADARPTDAAYERYEDLDRELTGVLSDLERLMENDLPSLIALAKRRGVPGIVP; via the coding sequence ATGAGTGAGGCATCCCGTCTTCTCGGCGTCGTCACGCTGGTCGGGCTCACTTCGCTGGCGTTGCCGGCGGCCCTGGCTTCTCAGAGCGACCTGCAGGCCGAGGCTTCGCGTCCCCGATACGACGTATCGCTCTTCCGGGCCCTCGAGTACCGTCTGGTGGGTCCCTATCGAGGCGGACGCGTGTCCGCGGTGGCCGGCATTCCGGACAGGCCGACGACGTTCTACATGGGGTCCACGGGCGGCGGCGTCTGGAGGACGGACGACGCCGGCGAGAATTGGCGCAACATCTCGGACGGATACTTCGGGAGCGCATCGGTGGGCGGGATGGCGCTGGCGCCGTCCGATCCGAATGTCCTGTATGTGGGGATGGGGGAGGTATGCATCCGCCACAACGTGTCGGCAGGCGACGGCATCTACGGGTCGGTCGACGGGGGGCGGACGTGGCAACACCTGGGACTGCGTAACGCGGGGCAGATCGGGCGGATCCGGGTCCACCCGGACGATCCCGACCTGGTATACGCGGCTGTCTTCGGGCACGCCTTCGGGCCGAATCCCGAGCGGGGTGTATACCGCTCCGCTGATGGAGGGAACACGTGGGAGCGGGTGCTGTTCGTGAGCGAGGAGGTCGGAGCGGCCGACCTGGCGATGCATCCCTCCGACCCCGGGATCCTCTATGCGACGATGTGGGAGGCGGTGCGGAAGCCGTGGACGCTGAGCAGCGGCGGAGAGGGCAGCGGCCTTTTTCGCAGCATGGACGGCGGGGACACCTGGGAGGAGTTGACCGAAGGCCTGCCGCAAGGGATCAAGGGCCGTATCGGGGTGACCATCTCGCCGGCGAACCCGGACCGGGTGTGGGCCATCGTGGAAGCGCACGACGGGGGCCTGTTCCGGTCTGACGACGGGGGCGAGAGCTTCCGCCTCATCAACACCGACCGGCGCATCCGGTCGCGGGCGTACTACTACATGCACATCCGCGCCGACCCGGTGGACGAGAACGCGATCTATGCACTCAACGTCGGGTTCTTCAGGTCGGTCGACGGCGGAGTGAGTTTCGAGCGACTCACGGTGCCTCACGCGGACAACCACGATCTCTGGATCAATCCGCGGGATCCCCGCATCATGGTCCTGGGGAACGACGGAGGCGCCACCGTCACCTTCAACGGCGGGGTCTCGTGGTCCACGCAGGCGAATCAGCCGACGGCCGAACTGTACCGGGTCAGCCTCGACAACCAGTTCCCTTACCGGTTGTACGCGGGGCAGCAGGACAACACGACCATATCGATCCCGAGCCGGAAGCTCGGCGGCGTCTCGGAGCACTCCTATGCCGTCGGAGGTGGCGAGCAGGGCCATATCGCGGTGCGTCCCGACAATCCGAACATCGTCTTCGCGGGCAACAACGAGGCCGCCATCACGCGCTACGACCACGCCACCGGCGAGGCCCGCAGCATCATGACCTACCCCGAACTCGGGGAGGGCAAGGCCGCCATCGACTTCAAGTACCGCCACCAGATGCACGCCCCCATCCGGCTCTCGCCGCACGATCCGGACATCCTCTACTACACGTCCCAGTTCGTTCATCGCTCCACAGACGAGGGCCAGAGCTGGACCATCATCAGTCCGGACCTGACGCGGGACGACGAGACGAAGCAGGGTGACTCCGGCGGTCCGATCACTTTCGATAACTGGACCTCGGAGACCTACGGGACGGTCTTCGCCTTCGAGGCGTCGCCGCATGCGCCCGGCCTGCTGTGGGCCGGTACGGACGACGGGCTGATGCACATCTCGCGGGATGAAGGGGCGAGCTGGCAGGACATCACGCCTCGCGGGATGCCGGAATGGGGAACGGTGAACATGGTCGAGCTGTCGGCCCACGGCCCGGGCCGCGCGTTCATCGCCGTGCATCGCTACCGCGAGGACGACTTCCGGCCCTACATCTTCCGCACCGACGACTACGGCGAAAGCTGGGACCTGCTGACGGACGGGCTGAACGGCATTCCGCCGCACCATTTCGTGAGGGCGGTGCGGGAGGACCCCGGTCGGCGCGGCCTGCTCTACGCCGGCACGGAGTACGGCATGTACGTCTCGTTCGACGACGGAGGAAGCTGGCAGCCCCTCCAACTCAACCTGCCCGTCACTCCGATCACGGACATCGCGGTCCACGAACAGGACCTGGCCGTGTCGACGCAGGGCCGTTCGTTCTGGATTCTGGACGATCTGACGCCCCTGCATCACCTCACCGACGAGGTGGCCGCGTCGGAGGCGTACCTCTATCCGCCCCGGGTCGCATATCGAGTGGCCGGGACGAGCGCCGCCGGCCCGCGAGTGGGCGAAAACCCGCCGGACGCCGCTGTGGTCCACTATCACCTGGGCGAGCCCCTCAGCGGCGAGTTGACGCTCGATGTCCTCGACTCGGCGGGCAGAGTGATTCGGACGGCCTCGAGCGACGGGGAGGATGGCGCGCTCGGGACGGATCCGGGCATGCACCGATGGGTGTGGGACCTCAGGTATCCCGGTCCCGAGCTCATCGGAGGGCTGGTGATCTGGGGGGCAACCGATGGTCCCAGGGCGGTTCCGGGGACGTACAGGGTGCGCATGCGGGTGGGAGATCGCGACCAGACCCGGTCCTTCCGGGTGCTCCGGGATCCACGGGTGGCCACGACCGATGCCGAGTTCGTCGAGCAGTTCGAGCTGGCGATCAGGATTCGGGACCGGGCGACCCAGACACACCGGAGCATCGGCCGAATCCACGCCGCCCGGAGCCGGATCGAGGAGTTGGAGCAGCGCGCAGCGGCGAGGGGCGTCGGAGAGGAGATCTCCCGCGTAGCCGAGCCATTGCTGGCCGGGCTGACCCGCGTCGAAGAATCGCTGAGGGAGACGAGACTCGAGGCTGCGGAGGATGCCATCAACTTCGGCACGAAACTCGACAACCAGCTCATTTTCCTCATGAACACGATTCTCAGCGCCGATGCCCGACCCACGGACGCGGCGTACGAGCGGTACGAAGATCTGGACCGCGAGCTCACCGGGGTGCTCTCGGACCTGGAGCGCCTCATGGAGAACGACCTGCCCTCGCTCATCGCTCTGGCGAAGCGGCGAGGCGTGCCGGGCATAGTCCCGTAA
- a CDS encoding ornithine cyclodeaminase family protein, producing MPQIIDLPQINAALDQIDVVGFIEEGFVAYSRGDVVVPPVGEMLFEDPRGEAHIKYGFIKDDDYFVIKVASGFYDNVKLGLPVNSGLMLLFCQRTGKLLSVLLDEGHLTGVRTAAAGAVVARYLAPGNVRRIGIVGAGDQARRQLLMLDSAVDCRDVMVWGLGEGEVEAYRRDMEPLGYHVDTTLDPAEVAAECNLIVCVTPARRPLLRSDDIRSGTHITAVGSDTPEKQELDAEILARADIVVADSIEQCRSRGEIYQATRAGVLDGAKPVELGKVISDPGLRRSSDDQLTVADLTGVAVQDVQIAKAVYLTLERDQTA from the coding sequence ATGCCGCAGATCATCGATCTCCCGCAAATCAACGCCGCTCTGGACCAGATCGATGTCGTGGGCTTCATCGAAGAGGGGTTCGTCGCTTACTCGCGCGGTGACGTGGTCGTCCCGCCGGTGGGCGAGATGCTCTTCGAGGATCCGCGCGGAGAAGCTCACATCAAGTACGGGTTCATCAAGGACGATGACTATTTCGTGATCAAGGTAGCCAGCGGCTTCTACGACAACGTGAAGCTGGGGCTACCCGTCAACTCCGGGCTCATGTTGCTGTTCTGTCAGCGAACGGGCAAGCTGCTCTCCGTGCTTCTCGACGAGGGGCATCTCACCGGCGTCCGGACGGCAGCCGCGGGGGCTGTCGTGGCCAGGTACCTGGCGCCGGGCAACGTGCGGCGGATCGGCATCGTCGGGGCCGGCGATCAGGCCCGCAGGCAACTCCTCATGCTCGATTCGGCAGTCGATTGCCGGGACGTCATGGTCTGGGGCCTCGGCGAGGGGGAAGTCGAAGCCTACAGGCGCGACATGGAGCCCCTCGGCTACCATGTCGATACGACCCTCGACCCTGCCGAAGTCGCTGCGGAATGCAATCTCATCGTCTGTGTCACCCCGGCCCGAAGGCCGCTGCTTCGCAGTGACGACATTCGGTCCGGCACGCACATTACCGCGGTGGGGTCGGACACGCCGGAAAAGCAGGAGCTGGATGCGGAGATTCTGGCACGGGCCGACATTGTCGTCGCCGACAGCATCGAGCAGTGCAGGTCGAGAGGCGAGATCTATCAGGCCACGAGGGCGGGGGTGCTCGACGGCGCAAAACCCGTCGAGCTGGGAAAGGTCATCTCCGATCCAGGATTGCGACGCTCATCGGACGATCAGCTCACCGTCGCGGATCTGACCGGGGTAGCTGTCCAGGACGTGCAGATCGCAAAGGCGGTCTACCTGACGCTGGAGCGTGACCAGACAGCGTGA
- a CDS encoding RagB/SusD family nutrient uptake outer membrane protein, protein MKRHLNALRWRPLGRGSFLFALLVLGPAGCTGLFDVENPNNVNADDLEVPSAASALVNGTLSSVAQSWSRMLALTSTATDEVRWIGSRQGWLKLDQGTISDPLNEFVDAAWISFGQARWLADETIGKLEGFQSAGELLDATDLARAYLYGGIVYTLIGDSWDDFVLSDRAEAAAPIGADNMSQMYTTAIEYLTNGLAIARSEGAGDLELQLLAQRARARFAAAVWHKLNPPGMAPSDPWVNDSGANSDAAAVLALVGGSDWKYEFAYSATTVTSYVGGQINNRQELRFDDDLATYPGRGSSKPVDVILNDIIDEMPDPVLADLIFNWTETRDVGSLTVVSAREMHLILAEAALASGDQTGAVTHINHVRAMTPGLTPFDPGMYSASTADLLKHTRFVNLFFQGRRLGDLYRYGDPANLWQTTSEAYNTPGVFFPITQIERESNPNVG, encoded by the coding sequence ATGAAGCGGCACTTGAATGCACTGCGGTGGCGGCCCCTTGGTCGAGGCTCCTTTCTCTTCGCATTGCTGGTCCTAGGGCCGGCCGGCTGCACGGGGCTCTTCGACGTGGAAAACCCCAACAACGTGAATGCCGACGACCTGGAGGTTCCGTCGGCGGCATCGGCACTTGTAAACGGCACGCTCTCGTCCGTGGCCCAGTCATGGTCGAGGATGTTGGCTCTCACCTCCACGGCCACGGACGAAGTGCGCTGGATCGGTTCCCGGCAGGGATGGCTCAAACTGGACCAGGGGACGATCAGCGACCCCCTGAACGAGTTCGTGGACGCGGCCTGGATCTCATTTGGGCAGGCCCGTTGGCTCGCGGACGAGACGATTGGCAAACTCGAGGGGTTCCAGTCGGCCGGGGAGTTGCTCGATGCGACCGACCTCGCCCGGGCCTACCTCTACGGCGGGATCGTCTACACCCTGATCGGAGACAGCTGGGACGACTTCGTCCTGTCCGACCGAGCGGAAGCGGCGGCCCCGATCGGCGCGGACAACATGAGCCAGATGTACACGACGGCCATCGAATACCTTACCAACGGCTTGGCGATCGCCCGGTCCGAGGGAGCCGGCGACCTTGAGCTCCAGCTGCTCGCGCAGCGGGCGCGCGCGAGGTTCGCCGCGGCCGTGTGGCACAAGCTGAATCCTCCAGGCATGGCCCCGTCCGACCCGTGGGTGAACGACTCCGGCGCAAACTCCGATGCAGCGGCCGTGCTAGCTCTGGTCGGCGGTTCCGACTGGAAGTATGAGTTCGCCTATAGCGCGACGACGGTTACGAGTTACGTCGGAGGACAGATCAACAACCGGCAGGAGCTTCGGTTCGACGACGATCTCGCCACCTACCCGGGTCGCGGCTCGAGCAAGCCGGTGGACGTCATCCTCAACGACATCATCGACGAGATGCCGGATCCCGTGCTTGCCGACCTGATCTTCAACTGGACCGAGACGCGGGATGTGGGCTCTCTGACCGTCGTGTCGGCGCGGGAGATGCACCTGATCCTGGCCGAGGCTGCTCTCGCGTCGGGCGACCAGACTGGCGCCGTGACGCATATCAACCATGTGCGCGCGATGACCCCCGGACTGACTCCCTTCGACCCGGGCATGTACTCCGCGAGCACGGCGGACCTGCTCAAACACACGCGCTTCGTGAACCTCTTCTTCCAGGGGCGGCGCTTGGGGGATCTCTACCGCTACGGAGACCCGGCCAACCTGTGGCAGACGACCTCCGAAGCCTACAACACGCCGGGTGTGTTCTTCCCGATAACGCAGATCGAACGCGAATCCAATCCGAACGTCGGCTGA
- a CDS encoding serine hydrolase, which translates to MSTPRRLSGSIALWLAICVAAPSCRDAGDAPDDAPDAPTVPENTVQGDLAAEIDAYVAGFTPDRFGGTVLVAKGGEVVLNKGYGMADRSGNIPNSSESVIIIGSITKQFTAAGILKLEMQGKLSTEDSLQEYFPDLPEEKRDITLHQLLTHTAGLIDYTGDDWDNGDFEVAPRDETIQEAFDAPLLSVPGEEFNYSNSSYSVLAAIIELVSGQSYEEYLSEHVFKPAGLDATGYRLPPWDEHVVSHYYVEGEDLGTPLERPYPQWNVLGNGGLLTTNGDLYRWHLALAGETVLSAEAKRKFYTPFLDNYALGWDVEQTDNGLLIQHTGGGSFGGADSAVFRRYVDAGVVIAVLGHVSFEEENMTGEITERIAEIVFGAG; encoded by the coding sequence ATGTCCACGCCGCGGCGGCTTTCCGGATCGATCGCTCTCTGGCTCGCGATCTGTGTTGCGGCGCCCTCATGCCGGGACGCCGGGGATGCCCCGGACGACGCGCCCGACGCTCCGACTGTCCCCGAGAACACCGTCCAGGGCGATCTCGCAGCCGAGATCGACGCATACGTTGCCGGGTTCACGCCGGATCGCTTCGGCGGAACCGTTCTCGTGGCAAAGGGGGGAGAGGTCGTTCTCAACAAGGGCTATGGGATGGCCGACCGCTCCGGGAACATTCCCAATTCTTCGGAGAGCGTCATCATCATCGGCTCCATCACGAAGCAGTTCACCGCTGCGGGGATCCTCAAGCTGGAGATGCAGGGGAAGCTGAGTACGGAGGACTCGCTTCAGGAGTACTTCCCCGATCTTCCCGAAGAGAAGAGGGACATAACCCTCCATCAGTTGCTCACCCACACCGCCGGCCTGATCGACTACACGGGTGATGACTGGGACAACGGCGATTTCGAAGTGGCGCCGCGCGACGAGACCATCCAGGAGGCGTTCGACGCGCCCCTGCTTTCGGTTCCCGGGGAGGAGTTCAACTACTCGAATTCGAGCTACAGCGTGCTGGCCGCGATCATCGAACTTGTCTCCGGCCAGTCATACGAGGAGTACCTGAGCGAGCATGTCTTCAAACCGGCGGGTCTGGACGCGACGGGTTACCGCCTGCCACCCTGGGACGAGCATGTCGTTTCCCACTACTACGTGGAAGGCGAAGACCTCGGAACCCCTCTCGAACGGCCCTATCCCCAATGGAACGTGCTGGGAAACGGTGGCCTCCTGACCACCAACGGCGACCTGTATCGCTGGCACCTCGCCCTCGCAGGCGAGACGGTTCTCTCGGCCGAAGCCAAGCGGAAGTTCTACACGCCTTTTCTGGACAACTACGCTCTCGGATGGGACGTGGAGCAGACCGACAACGGCCTTCTCATCCAGCACACTGGCGGCGGATCGTTCGGGGGCGCCGACAGCGCCGTCTTTCGCCGATACGTCGATGCCGGGGTCGTCATCGCCGTCCTCGGTCATGTGTCGTTTGAAGAGGAGAACATGACCGGGGAGATTACCGAGCGAATCGCGGAGATCGTGTTCGGCGCCGGATAG
- a CDS encoding GntR family transcriptional regulator, giving the protein MNDAQGLRIDRRSTSDQAAAVLRSRILRGELRPGTPLEEVRLAGAFGISRNTMREAIRRLVYEGLVQHNLHRGAMVRSLSEEAVRDIYEARMFLEPAAVLASRGRRPDEFGTLARIAEEMYVASDTLDWSHIADLDMRFHSNIVAFLESRRISDFVRTLFGELRLGLVTLDQEDSEFALAQAREHRRIADLLVEGRQEECVDSLKSHLRDAEVRLRGVIAGNGARRFA; this is encoded by the coding sequence GTGAACGACGCACAAGGCCTTCGCATCGACCGAAGGAGCACCTCCGATCAGGCTGCTGCCGTTCTCAGAAGCAGAATCCTCCGCGGGGAACTGCGTCCCGGGACTCCGTTGGAGGAGGTACGGTTGGCAGGCGCCTTCGGCATCTCGCGGAACACGATGCGGGAAGCGATCCGCCGTCTCGTCTACGAGGGTCTGGTTCAACACAACCTGCATCGCGGCGCGATGGTCCGGTCGCTCAGCGAGGAGGCGGTGCGCGATATCTATGAGGCGCGCATGTTCCTGGAACCGGCCGCAGTGCTTGCGAGCCGGGGCAGGCGTCCCGATGAATTCGGTACGCTTGCACGAATCGCTGAAGAGATGTACGTGGCGAGCGACACTCTGGACTGGTCTCATATCGCCGACCTGGACATGCGGTTCCACAGCAATATCGTGGCCTTTCTGGAGAGCAGGCGCATCAGCGATTTCGTCCGGACCCTTTTCGGCGAGCTGCGGCTGGGCCTGGTTACGCTCGATCAGGAGGACAGCGAGTTCGCGCTCGCGCAGGCGCGTGAGCATCGGAGAATCGCAGATCTGCTGGTGGAGGGCCGCCAGGAGGAATGCGTCGACTCGCTGAAAAGTCACCTTCGGGACGCCGAGGTAAGGCTCCGCGGCGTCATCGCCGGGAACGGAGCGCGGCGGTTCGCATGA